A genomic window from Lycium barbarum isolate Lr01 chromosome 4, ASM1917538v2, whole genome shotgun sequence includes:
- the LOC132638796 gene encoding probable polyamine oxidase 5 isoform X2, translating to MVSQKPKFVIIGAGIAGLAAANKLYTTQNSNELFELCVVEGGNRIGGRIFTSEFCGDKIEIGATWIHGIEGNPIYKIAKETNSFESDQPWECMEESEYCDFPGDEIVIAKGYSKVIESLASVLPAGLIQPGRKVAKIEWQSGDSCLNLKNEDSTKPVKLHFGDGSVMCADHVIVTVSLGVLKQGIHDDDFGLFSPPLPKFKNEAISRLGFGVVDKLFLQLSPNHDENIDKLFLQLSPNHDENVGYDGMNFPHMQLVFHKPDAKVSQPKIPSWIRKTALLHPIYPKSSVLLSWFAGEEAIEMETLDDEEIMDGVLTTISQFLANSKHFKKSNFAEERESCIKFTKILKCKWGTDPLFLGSYSYIAVGSSGDDLDALAEPLPNGNLQNYPQLQVLFAGEATSRTQYSTTHGAYLTGLREANRLLEHFQCVDV from the exons ATGGTGTCTCAAAAGCCAAAATTTGTTATAATTGGTGCAGGAATTGCTGGTCTAGCAGCAGCTAATAAACTCTATACAACACAAAACTCAAATGAATTATTTGAGCTTTGTGTTGTAGAAGGTGGAAATAGAATTGGTGGAAGAATTTTCACTTCTGAATTTTGTGGTGACAAAATTGAAATAGGTGCTACTTGGATTCATGGTATTGAAGGAAATCCAATTTACAAAATAGCCAAAGAAACCAACTCGTTTGAATCTGATCAACCATGGGAATGCATGGAAG AAAGTGAGTATTGTGATTTTCCGGGTGATGAAATAGTTATAGCCAAAGGGTACTCAAAAGTGATTGAATCTTTAGCTTCTGTTTTACCAGCTGGTTTGATTCAACCAGGCCGAAAAGTCGCAAAAATTGAATGGCAATCTGGTGACAGTTGCTTAAATTTGAAAAATGAGGACAGTACTAAGCCAGTGAAATTGCATTTTGGTGATGGATCAGTTATGTGTGCTGATCATGTTATTGTTACAGTTTCATTAGGGGTTTTAAAACAAGGAATTCACGACGACGATTTTGGTCTTTTTAGTCCTCCACTTCCTAAATTCAAGAATGAAGCAATTTCGAGGCTTGGTTTTGGTGTTGTTGATAAGTTATTTTTGCAGCTTAGTCCAAATCATGATGAAAATATTGATAAGTTGTTTTTGCAGCTTAGTCCAAATCATGATGAAAATGTTGGCTATGATGGGATGAATTTCCCTCATATGCAATTGGTTTTCCATAAGCCGGACGCGAAAGTTAGTCAACCGAAAATACCCTCATGGATAAGGAAGACTGCACTTTTACATCCAATTTATCCAAAGTCAAGTGTTTTATTATCATGGTTTGCAGGTGAAGAAGCTATTGAAATGGAAACTCTTGATGATGAAGAGATTATGGACGGGGTTTTGACAACAATTTCACAGTTTCTAGCAAACTCAAAGCATTTCAAGAAGTCAAATTTTGCTGAAGAAAGAGAAAGTTGCATTAAGTTTACTAAGATTTTGAAGTGTAAATGGGGTACTGATCCATTGTTTTTGGGATCATATAGTTATATAGCTGTTGGATCAAGTGGAGATGATTTGGATGCTTTGGCTGAGCCATTGCCTAATGGAAATTTGCAGAATTATCCTCAACTTCAAGTTTTATTTGCAGGGGAAGCAACTAGTAGAACTCAATATTCAACAACTCATGGTGCTTATCTTACTGGTCTTAGAGAAGCAAATAGGCTTCTTGAGCACTTTCAATGTGTTGATGTTTGA
- the LOC132636875 gene encoding probable polyamine oxidase 5, translated as MVSQKPKIVIIGAGIAGLAAANKLYTTHNSNELFELCVVEGGNRIGGRIFTSEFCGDKIEIGATWIHGIEGNPIYKIAKETNSFESDQPWECMEGKCMDKKVTITEDGHEINSSFVNTISSFFNEMLDFSSGERNLENEVCRDFLEKFNLENGGIEKNLSIGSFLREGLDFYLRKDQENVEVFENWSKKSLEEGVFSMLENKHRHYSAAGDLSTLDFNAESEYCDFPGDEIVIAKGYSKVIEYLASVLPAGLIQLGRKVAKIEWQSGDSCLNLKNEDSTKPVKLHFGDGSVMYADHVIVTVSLGVLKQRIRVDDFGLFSPPLPKFKNEAISRLGFGVVDKLFLQLSPNHDENVGYDGMNFPHMQLVFHKPDAKVSQPKIPSWIRKTALLHPIYPKSSVLLSWFAGEEAIEMETLDDEEIMDGVSTTISQFLANSKHFKKSNFADESESFIKFTKILKCKWGTDPLFLGSYSYIAVGSSGDDLDALAEPLPKGNLQNCPQLQVLFAGEATSRTQYSTTHGAYLTGLREADRLLEHFQHVDV; from the coding sequence ATGGTGTCCCAAAAGCCAAAAATTGTTATAATTGGAGCAGGAATTGCTGGTCTAGCAGCAGCTAATAAACTCTATACAACACATAACTCAAATGAATTATTTGAGCTATGTGTTGTAGAAGGTGGAAATAGAATTGGTGGAAGAATTTTCACATCTGAATTTTGTGGTGACAAAATTGAAATAGGTGCTACTTGGATTCATGGTATTGAAGGAAATCCAATTTACAAAATAGCCAAAGAAACCAACTCGTTTGAATCTGATCAACCATGGGAATGCATGGAAGGTAAATGCATGGATAAAAAAGTGACCATAACAGAAGATGGTCatgaaataaattcatcttttgtTAACACCATATCAAGTTTTTTCAATGAAATGTTAGATTTTTCTTCAGGAGAAAGGAATCTTGAAAATGAGGTATGTagagattttcttgaaaaattcAATCTTGAAAATGGTGGCATTGAAAAAAATCTTAGTATTGGTTCTTTCCTTAGAGAGGGACTTGATTTTTATTTAAGAAAAGATCAAGAAAATGTTGAAGTTTTTGAAAATTGGAGTAAAAAATCACTTGAAGAAGGGGTGTTTAGTATGCTTGAGAATAAACATAGGCATTATTCAGCAGCTGGTGATTTGAGTACTTTGGATTTTAATGCAGAAAGTGAGTATTGTGATTTTCCGGGTGATGAAATAGTTATAGCCAAAGGGTACTCAAAAGTGATTGAATATTTAGCTTCTGTTTTACCAGCTGGTTTGATTCAACTAGGCCGAAAAGTCGCAAAAATTGAATGGCAATCTGGTGACAGTTGCTTAAATTTGAAAAATGAGGACAGTACTAAGCCAGTGAAATTGCATTTTGGTGATGGATCAGTTATGTATGCTGATCATGTTATTGTTACAGTTTCATTAGGGGTTTTAAAACAAAGAATTCGCGTCGACGATTTTGGTCTTTTTAGTCCTCCACTTCCTAAATTCAAGAATGAAGCAATTTCAAGGCTTGGTTTTggtgttgttgataagttgtttttGCAGCTTAGTCCAAATCATGATGAAAATGTTGGCTATGATGGGATGAATTTCCCTCATATGCAATTGGTTTTCCATAAGCCGGACGCGAAAGTTAGTCAACCGAAAATACCCTCATGGATAAGGAAGACTGCACTTTTACATCCAATTTATCCAAAGTCAAGTGTTTTATTATCATGGTTTGCAGGTGAAGAAGCTATTGAAATGGAAACTCTTGATGATGAAGAGATTATGGACGGGGTTTCGACAACAATTTCACAGTTTCTAGCAAACTCAAAGCATTTCAAGAAGTCAAATTTTGCTGATGAAAGTGAAAGTTTCATTAAGTTTACTAAGATTTTGAAGTGCAAATGGGGTACTGATCCATTGTTTTTGGGATCATATAGTTATATTGCTGTTGGATCAAGTGGAGATGATCTGGATGCTTTGGCTGAGCCATTGCCTAAAGGAAATTTGCAGAATTGTCCTCAACTTCAAGTTTTGTTTGCAGGTGAAGCAACAAGTAGAACTCAATATTCAACAACTCATGGTGCTTATCTTACTGGTCTTAGAGAAGCAGATAGGCTTCTTGAGCACTTTCAACATGTTGATGTTTGA
- the LOC132638796 gene encoding probable polyamine oxidase 5 isoform X1: MVSQKPKFVIIGAGIAGLAAANKLYTTQNSNELFELCVVEGGNRIGGRIFTSEFCGDKIEIGATWIHGIEGNPIYKIAKETNSFESDQPWECMEGKCMDKKVTITEDGHEINSSFVNTISSFFNEMLDFSSGERNLENEVCRDFLEKFNLENGGIEKNLSIGSFLREGLDFYLRKDQENVEVFENWSKKSLEEGVFSMLENKHRHYSAAGDLSTLDFNAESEYCDFPGDEIVIAKGYSKVIESLASVLPAGLIQPGRKVAKIEWQSGDSCLNLKNEDSTKPVKLHFGDGSVMCADHVIVTVSLGVLKQGIHDDDFGLFSPPLPKFKNEAISRLGFGVVDKLFLQLSPNHDENIDKLFLQLSPNHDENVGYDGMNFPHMQLVFHKPDAKVSQPKIPSWIRKTALLHPIYPKSSVLLSWFAGEEAIEMETLDDEEIMDGVLTTISQFLANSKHFKKSNFAEERESCIKFTKILKCKWGTDPLFLGSYSYIAVGSSGDDLDALAEPLPNGNLQNYPQLQVLFAGEATSRTQYSTTHGAYLTGLREANRLLEHFQCVDV; the protein is encoded by the coding sequence ATGGTGTCTCAAAAGCCAAAATTTGTTATAATTGGTGCAGGAATTGCTGGTCTAGCAGCAGCTAATAAACTCTATACAACACAAAACTCAAATGAATTATTTGAGCTTTGTGTTGTAGAAGGTGGAAATAGAATTGGTGGAAGAATTTTCACTTCTGAATTTTGTGGTGACAAAATTGAAATAGGTGCTACTTGGATTCATGGTATTGAAGGAAATCCAATTTACAAAATAGCCAAAGAAACCAACTCGTTTGAATCTGATCAACCATGGGAATGCATGGAAGGTAAATGCATGGATAAAAAAGTGACCATAACAGAAGATGGTCatgaaataaattcatcttttgtTAACACCATATCAAGTTTTTTCAATGAAATGTTAGATTTTTCTTCAGGAGAAAGGAATCTTGAAAATGAGGTATGTagagattttcttgaaaaattcAATCTTGAAAATGGTGGCATTGAAAAAAATCTTAGTATTGGTTCTTTCCTTAGAGAGGGACTTGATTTTTATTTAAGAAAAGATCAAGAAAATGTTGAAGTTTTTGAAAATTGGAGTAAAAAATCACTTGAAGAAGGGGTGTTTAGTATGCTTGAGAATAAACATAGGCATTATTCAGCAGCTGGTGATTTGAGTACTTTGGATTTTAATGCAGAAAGTGAGTATTGTGATTTTCCGGGTGATGAAATAGTTATAGCCAAAGGGTACTCAAAAGTGATTGAATCTTTAGCTTCTGTTTTACCAGCTGGTTTGATTCAACCAGGCCGAAAAGTCGCAAAAATTGAATGGCAATCTGGTGACAGTTGCTTAAATTTGAAAAATGAGGACAGTACTAAGCCAGTGAAATTGCATTTTGGTGATGGATCAGTTATGTGTGCTGATCATGTTATTGTTACAGTTTCATTAGGGGTTTTAAAACAAGGAATTCACGACGACGATTTTGGTCTTTTTAGTCCTCCACTTCCTAAATTCAAGAATGAAGCAATTTCGAGGCTTGGTTTTGGTGTTGTTGATAAGTTATTTTTGCAGCTTAGTCCAAATCATGATGAAAATATTGATAAGTTGTTTTTGCAGCTTAGTCCAAATCATGATGAAAATGTTGGCTATGATGGGATGAATTTCCCTCATATGCAATTGGTTTTCCATAAGCCGGACGCGAAAGTTAGTCAACCGAAAATACCCTCATGGATAAGGAAGACTGCACTTTTACATCCAATTTATCCAAAGTCAAGTGTTTTATTATCATGGTTTGCAGGTGAAGAAGCTATTGAAATGGAAACTCTTGATGATGAAGAGATTATGGACGGGGTTTTGACAACAATTTCACAGTTTCTAGCAAACTCAAAGCATTTCAAGAAGTCAAATTTTGCTGAAGAAAGAGAAAGTTGCATTAAGTTTACTAAGATTTTGAAGTGTAAATGGGGTACTGATCCATTGTTTTTGGGATCATATAGTTATATAGCTGTTGGATCAAGTGGAGATGATTTGGATGCTTTGGCTGAGCCATTGCCTAATGGAAATTTGCAGAATTATCCTCAACTTCAAGTTTTATTTGCAGGGGAAGCAACTAGTAGAACTCAATATTCAACAACTCATGGTGCTTATCTTACTGGTCTTAGAGAAGCAAATAGGCTTCTTGAGCACTTTCAATGTGTTGATGTTTGA
- the LOC132636876 gene encoding uncharacterized protein LOC132636876 — MAQSAKPISSPVPDAWYPTLAVFMLAIGLVVTASFFIYEATSPRKYRSLAKELATGTVASVFLGFGSLFLLLASGVYV; from the exons ATG GCTCAATCAGCAAAACCAATTTCAAGTCCAGTACCTGATGCATGGTACCCAACCCTAGCTGTGTTTATGCTTGCAATTGGACTTGTTGTTACTGCTTCTTTCTTTAT CTATGAAGCGACTTCGCCGAGGAAATATCGCAGTCTTGCAAAGGAGCTTGCAACTGGGACAGTGGCATCTGTATTCTTG GGTTTTGGATCCTTGTTTCTGCTACTTGCTTCCGGAGTATATGTTTGA
- the LOC132636874 gene encoding putative late blight resistance protein homolog R1B-12: MAYASVVSLAQTLEQLRTRMAGLFSDPTMKSLAGSLEYFEGFLDDSSKRSYHQEKVKVSVGKFRDALNEVESTIELKICEFHQKGSLSGYEKASEDLVGSLLPVVQKIELIRKELVLSLEPCTSHGHDIEPAEDHLETRESMLGSPSRRSFTTNMEHDVVGLDDDLKKILEKLLRSSSEREVVPITGMGGIGKTTLAKKAYDHPRVRSRFDIHAWVTVSRDYGMRRLLLSLVRCIPGMTDKFLEKTEDQLAELLYRKLKNRRYLIVIDDIWSTEVWDNVTRCFPDDDNGSRIILTSRLNAAYDNPDSPLHEMEVLSLDDSWKLLSIKVFGANDLCPSELEDIGKQIAEKCGGLPLAILVVAGHLSKIARRRESWIIVAKTVSSVVANDPDKCLGVLGMSYNYLPNHLKPCFLSMGAFPEDFEIKARMLIQVWVAEGFLKAGRLKSLEKVAEECLEDLISRNLIMIRKRRFNGEIRSCGLHDLLRDLSLREARKDKFLHVTSTRYVSSFLAQRTEVRGFSFFSDISLNDSSELSPHVARSMFLWGKQLISAPPHRQISLLASFKLIRVLAVFSHLFPSFPVEIMQLIHLRYLWIRSNGNLPASVSRLYNLQTLVFQQPELHYMYKTLILPQEIWNMTQLRRLRLLSGNYLSKPKRSAKTDGVLGLRALEELSHLCFASCTEEVFSCLPNIRKLSILDAASDDAFECLQNLAHLEKLETLKCVCYGQKRLSLSNWCVSLTSVKRLILSGCLVLSKDMASLAALPNLEVLKLRDNEFEGNAWILSDEDEFSQLKFLLVAEPRLVNWEAASVNFPNLQKLVLRKCIRLEEISINIGEICTLEVIELICCSSSAEKSAKEIQHEQVEYMGNSCLDIRVYADDDESSSLFDFWRAVLD, encoded by the exons ATGGCTTATGCTTCAGTTGTTTCTCTTGCTCAAACTCTAGAGCAACTCAGGACCAGAATGGCAGGTTTGTTTTCTGACCCAACAATGAAATCTTTAGCTGGATCTCTTGAGTATTTCGAAGGCTTTCTTGATGATAGTAGCAAGAGAAGTTATCACCAAGAAAAAGTCAAAGTTTCGGTTGGAAAGTTTAGAGATGCACTAAATGAAGTTGAGAGTACTATTGAACTAAAGATTTGTGAATTTCACCAAAAGGGAAGTTTGAGTGGTTATGAAAAAGCAAGTGAAGATTTAGTAGGAAGTTTATTACCAGTAGTACAGAAGATTGAGTTAATAAGGAAAGAATTGGTGCTGAGTCTTGAACCTTGTACAAGCCATGGCCATGACATTGAACCTGCTGAAGATCATCTCGAGACTCGGGAATCTATGCTTGGAAGTCCATCTAGACGTAGTTTTACTACGAATATGGAGCATGATGTTGTGGGTCTTGATGATGATTTGAAGAAGATCTTAGAGAAACTACTTAGGTCCTCATCCGAGAGAGAAGTTGTCCCAATCACAG GTATGGGTGGTATTGGCAAAACGACACTCGCTAAAAAAGCTTATGATCATCCTCGAGTTCGGTCTCGCTTTGACATTCATGCATGGGTTACAGTATCTAGAGATTATGGAATGAGAAGATTGCTGTTAAGTCTCGTCCGTTGTATTCCAGGTATGACGGATAAGTTTCTAGAGAAGACTGAGGATCAATTAGCAGAGTTGTTATATAGAAAACTGAAGAACCGAAGATATCTTATTGTCATTGATGATATCTGGAGCACCGAAGTTTGGGATAATGTAACCAGATGTTTTCCGGATGACGACAATGGTAGTCGAATCATATTAACAAGTAGGCTTAACGCTGCTTATGATAATCCTGATAGTCCTTTGCATGAGATGGAAGTATTAAGTTTGGATGATAGTTGGAAATTACTCTCCATTAAGGTATTTGGGGCGAACGATCTTTGTCCTTCTGAATTGGAGGATATTGGGAAGCAAATAGCAGAAAAGTGTGGTGGACTTCCTTTGGCAATTCTGGTGGTTGCAGGGCATCTTTCTAAAATTGCTAGGAGAAGAGAAAGTTGGATTATTGTTGCAAAGACTGTTAGTTCAGTTGTTGCGAACGATCCTGATAAATGCCTAGGAGTGCTCGGTATGAGTTACAATTACCTACCGAACCACCTCAAGCCGTGCTTCCTCTCTATGGGGGCTTTTCCTGAGGACTTTGAAATTAAAGCTCGGATGTTGATCCAAGTTTGGGTTGCTGAAGGGTTTCTAAAAGCCGGAAGGCTCAAGAGCTTGGAAAAAGTTGCAGAAGAGTGTTTAGAGGATCTTATTAGTAGAAATTTAATTATGATTAGAAAGAGGAGGTTCAATGGCGAGATTAGAAGTTGTGGGTTACATGATTTGTTGAGGGATTTGAGCTTAAGAGAAGCTCGAAAAGATAAGTTCCTGCATGTGACATCAACTCGATATGTCTCAAGTTTTCTAGCACAAAGGACCGAGGTTCGTGGCTTCAGCTTTTTTTCCGACATTTCTCTAAATGATTCTAGTGAGTTATCACCTCATGTTGCTCGATCGATGTTTCTCTGGGGAAAACAGTTAATCTCTGCTCCGCCTCATAGGCAAATTTCCTTATTAGCGAGCTTCAAACTTATCAGAGTGTTGGCAGTTTTTTCTCATTTGTTTCCTTCATTCCCAGTTGAGATAATGCAACTAATTCATTTAAGGTACCTTTGGATTCGATCAAATGGTAATCTTCCTGCGTCAGTGTCCAGGCTTTATAATCTGCAAACCTTGGTATTTCAACAACCAGAACTACATTATATGTACAAAACTTTAATTCTGCCTCAAGAGATCTGGAACATGACACAGCTAAGGCGTCTGCGTTTACTGAGTGGCAACTATCTGTCTAAGCCTAAAAGAAGTGCAAAAACAGATGGTGTTTTGGGGCTAAGAGCTCTGGAGGAACTTTCTCACTTATGTTTTGCTAGCTGTACAGAGGAAGTCTTTTCCTGCCTTCCCAATATACGTAAACTGAGTATTCTCGATGCTGCATCCGATGATGCATTTGAATGCTTACAAAATCTGGCCCATTTAGAGAAACTTGAAACGTTGAAGTGCGTCTGCTATGGTCAGAAGCGGCTCTCCTTGTCAAACTGGTGTGTCTCCCTAACATCTGTTAAGAGGCTAATATTATCCGGTTGTCTTGTGCTTTCGAAAGACATGGCAAGTCTCGCTGCATTGCCTAACCTTGAAGTGCTTAAACTTAGAGATAATGAGTTTGAAGGTAATGCTTGGATACTAAGTGATGAAGACGAGTTTAGTCAGCTAAAATTTCTACTGGTTGCTGAGCCACGTCTAGTCAACTGGGAAGCTGCTAGTGTTAACTTCCCCAATCTTCAAAAGTTAGTTTTGAGGAAATGCATCCGTCTCGAGGAAATTTCAATCAATATTGGGGAGATATGTACATTGGAGGTGATTGAATTGATCTGCTGCAGCTCTTCTGCTGAGAAATCAGCCAAAGAAATTCAACATGAACAAGTAGAGTACATGGGAAATTCTTGTCTTGATATTCGCGTTTATG CTGATGATGATGAATCTTCCTCGTTGTTCGACTTCTGGAGGGCAGTACTAGATTGA